The following coding sequences are from one Prochlorococcus sp. MIT 0604 window:
- a CDS encoding histidine phosphatase family protein, with the protein MAIRLVLVRHGLSSFNAKGLIQGRTNDSLLTDEGYEQARKAGKALSKINFDKIYSSPLVRAAETAKTIKKTFNKEQNIVFDDNLLEVDLSEWSGLKIDEIKNKFPEIYPIWKNDPENLILKRNDNKTYKPIKELFSQATNFVEDILKIYLDKDDVNILVVGHNAILRCLILFLLGKPKQGFRKIRLENASFSILNISRKDCSFKTQIECLNQTSHLNKNVPNQIGDSRIFLIRHGETNWNKEGRFQGQIDIPLNENGKDQARKTFEYLRNISFTKAFSSSMHRPYETAQIILQNSKNLKIERINSLVEISHGLWEGKLEAEIREQWPALLKNWHDKPEEVIMPEGESIKDVSERSVEAFDKICLSQKDNDISLLVAHDAVNKTLICNILGINYSNIWMIKQGNGGITIIDLFNDPNQTPVISALNITTHLGGIIDSTASGAL; encoded by the coding sequence ATGGCCATACGATTAGTTTTAGTTAGGCATGGACTAAGCAGTTTCAATGCAAAAGGATTAATTCAAGGAAGAACAAATGATTCATTATTAACTGATGAAGGATACGAACAAGCAAGAAAAGCAGGAAAAGCATTATCAAAAATAAACTTTGATAAAATCTATTCCTCCCCACTCGTAAGAGCTGCAGAGACTGCAAAAACAATCAAAAAGACCTTTAATAAAGAACAGAATATTGTATTTGATGACAATTTGCTAGAAGTAGATCTGAGTGAATGGTCTGGTCTAAAAATTGATGAAATAAAAAATAAATTTCCAGAAATTTACCCTATATGGAAAAATGATCCAGAAAATCTAATCCTAAAAAGAAATGACAATAAAACTTATAAACCGATTAAAGAGTTATTTTCTCAAGCAACAAATTTTGTAGAAGATATCTTAAAAATCTATCTAGACAAAGATGATGTAAATATTTTAGTTGTAGGACATAATGCAATTCTTAGATGTTTAATCCTCTTTCTATTAGGAAAGCCTAAGCAAGGTTTTAGGAAAATAAGATTAGAAAATGCTTCTTTCTCTATACTCAATATTTCAAGGAAAGATTGCTCTTTTAAGACCCAAATTGAATGCCTGAATCAAACTTCCCATCTGAATAAAAATGTTCCAAATCAAATTGGAGATTCCAGAATATTTCTAATAAGGCATGGTGAAACTAACTGGAACAAAGAAGGTAGATTTCAAGGCCAAATTGATATTCCTTTAAATGAAAATGGGAAGGATCAAGCTAGAAAGACTTTTGAATATTTGAGAAATATTTCTTTCACTAAGGCATTTTCAAGTTCAATGCATAGGCCTTACGAGACTGCACAAATAATCCTCCAAAATAGTAAAAATTTAAAAATAGAAAGAATAAATTCACTTGTAGAAATTAGTCACGGATTATGGGAAGGTAAACTTGAAGCAGAAATCAGAGAACAGTGGCCTGCTTTACTAAAAAATTGGCATGATAAACCTGAAGAAGTAATCATGCCAGAAGGTGAATCTATAAAAGATGTATCAGAAAGGTCCGTAGAAGCTTTTGACAAAATTTGTTTATCTCAAAAGGATAATGATATAAGCCTTCTTGTTGCTCATGATGCAGTCAATAAAACTCTAATTTGCAATATCCTTGGGATTAATTATTCAAATATTTGGATGATAAAACAAGGTAATGGCGGCATAACTATAATCGACCTTTTTAATGATCCCAATCAGACCCCTGTGATCAGCGCTCTAAACATTACAACTCACCTAGGAGGAATAATTGATTCAACTGCTTCCGGAGCACTTTAA